Sequence from the Amycolatopsis sp. NBC_00345 genome:
TGGGCCGCGGCCTGCTCGGCGAGCTCACCACGCAGCTCGCCGACGCGTCGAAGATCGCGCTGATCCACCCGCCGACGCTCACCACCACCGCCGAGGCCGTCCGCGACGAGCTGGCCGCCGCGGGCCTCGACGCGCACCGCGTCGAGATCCCGGACGCCGAGGACGGCAAGGCGTTCGGCGTCGCGAGCTTCTGCTGGGAGGTGCTCGGCCGGATCGGGCTCGACCGCCGCGGGGTGGTCGTCGGCCTCGGCGGCGGCGCGGTCACCGACCTTGCCGGGTTCGTCGCGGCCACCTGGATGCGCGGCGTGCGCCTGGTCAACGTGCCGACCACGCTGCTGGGCATGGTCGACGCGGCCGTCGGCGGCAAGACCGGCATCAACACCGAGGCCGGCAAGAACCTGGTGGGCGTCTTCCACGAGCCGTCCGCCGTGTTCGCCGACCTCGCCACGCTGGAGACGCTGCCGCCGAACGAGCTGGTCGCGGGCATGGCCGAGGTGGTCAAGACCGGCTTCATCGCCGACCCGCGCATCCTCGAGCTGATCGAGCAGGACCCGGCCGCGGCGCTCGACCCCGCCGGTGACGTGCTGGCCGAGCTGGTCCGCCGCTCGATCCAGGTGAAGGCCGACGTCGTCGCCGCCGACCTGCGCGAGTCCGACCTGCGCGAGATCCTCAACTACGGCCACACCCTCGGCCACGCCATCGAACGCCGCGAGCGCTACCGCTGGCGCCACGGCGCGGCGGTGAGCGTGGGCCTCGTCTTCGCCGCGGAGCTCGCGCGGCTCGCCGGCCGGCTCGACGACGCCACAGCGGCGCGCCACGCGTCCGTGCTGAAGCTGCTCGGCCTGCCGACGACGTACGACGCCGACGCGCTGCCCCAGCTCGTCGAAAGCATGAAGGGCGACAAGAAGACCCGCTCCGGCGTGCTCCGGTTCGTGGTCCTCGACGCGCTCGCGAAGCCGGGCCGCCTGGAGGGCCCGGACCCGGCGCTGCTGGCGGCCGCGTACTCCGCGATCGTGGACGACGCCCCGAAGAACAGCGGGAGTGTGCTGCTGTGAAGGCGTTCGTGTTCAACGGCCCCAATCTCGGCCGCCTCGGCAAGCGCGAGCCGTCCGTCTACGGCTCCACCACGCACGAGGACCTCGCGGCGCTGTGCGTGAAGACCGGCGCCGAGCTGGGCCTCGACGTCGAGGTCCGGCAGACCGACCACGAGGGCGAACTCGTCGGCTGGCTGCACGAGGCGGCTGACGGCGGTTACCCGGTCGTCCTCAACGCGGGCGCCTGGACGCACTACTCGATCGCCGTCCGCGACGCCGCCGCGCAGCTCACCGCGCCGCTGATCGAGCTGCACATCTCGAACGTGCACAAGCGCGAGGAGTTCCGGCACCACAGCGTGCTCTCGGACATCGCGACCGGCGTGATCGTCGGGCTCGGCGTGGACGGGTACGCGCTCGCGCTGCGCTGGATCGCCGCGAACGCTTAAAGCGCTGGAGGCGACCGCTCCGGCGGAAGAGACTCAGCCACATGAACAACCCACCCGAACTCACCACCGCGCGGCTCAAGCTGCGGGCGCTGACGGAGGCTGACTCCGAAGCCGTCGTCGAGGTGTTCACCGCTCCGGAGATGAGCCGGTTCTTCAAGGCCGACTTCTCCGATCCCGCGCAGGCACGGGAGATGGTCGCGCGCCGGCTGGCCTACGACGGGCCCGCCGGGCAGGGCCACTGGGTGATCGAGCGGGACGGCGAGGTGGCCGGCATCGCGCACCTGCGGCCGTCCACCGAGCTGCCTGGCGGGGTGTCCGAACTGGGTTACTCCGTGGCGGTAAAGCACGCCGGGCAGGGGCTGGCGAGCGAGGCGGCCCGCGCGGTCGTGGACTACGGCCTCGGCGCGCTCGGGCTGCCCGCGGTGTGGGCGCTGGTGCACCAGGACAACGCGGCCAGCCTGGCCGTGACGGGCCGCCTCGGATTCCTGGACGTCGGCAGCGGCGTCCACTACGGCGACACCCACCGCGTGCTCGTCGCGCTGCCCGCCCAGCACGGGCGGCCCCACCACATCGAGCTGTGGGTGCCGGACCTCGCGCGGGCCGAGCGGGCCTGGGGCTGGCTGCTGGGCCGCCTCGGCTGGCGGGAGTTCCAGCGGTGGCCGGCGGGCGTCAGCTGGCGCCTCGGCGGCACGTACCTCGTGGTCGAGGCTTCGCCCGCGACCACCGGCGACAGCCACGAGCGCACCCGGCCGGGCCTCAACCACCTGGCGCTGCACGTCGGCACCCGCGCGGAGGTCGACGAGCTGGCCGACGGCGGGCCCGGCTGGCGGCCGCTGTTCGCCGAGCGGTTCCCGTACGCCGGCGGGGACGCGCACTACGCGGCCTATCTGGAGAACGACGACGGCTTCGAAGTGGAGCTGGTCGCGATCGAGGGCCCGCCACACGGGAGTTGAGTCACCCGACCGGTGCAGGCCTGGCTACACTCGGCAATCGTGCACCCGTTTCGTCGTGGGGGTCGGCGACCCGTGCGTGTCCTCCTCGCCCTGGCGCTGGCAGGGCTCGTCGTCACGGGGTGCAGCGACAGCTACGCACAGTCCCAGGCCGACGGCCCCGCTCCCGGCGGCATCGCGGGCGGGAAGCCCGCCGCCCCACCGAAACCCCCGCGGGCCGCGAACGCCGCACTGGCCGTCGGCGGGGCCCGGCAGAGCCCCGGTGTCGTCGCCGCGGGCGGCGAGGACGCGGTGTACAACTACGGCCCCACGGTGATGGTCGACGGCGGCAAGACACACATGTGGTGGTGCAGCCAGTACGGCAGCGCGCCCCCGCCGGGCGACGACATCCTGTACGCCGAGGCGGCCACGCCCGACGGTCCGTTCACCGGACCGGGTGGCGGGGCACCCATCCCGGTGCTGTCGGGCGCGCCGGGCAACTTCGACGGCATGCACACCTGTGACCCGTCCGTGCTGCGCGTCGGCACTACCTACTACCTGTACTACACGGGCGCGGCGGGCGACCACGCGCTCGGCAACGCGATCGGCCTCGCCACCAGCTCCGACGGCGTCCACTGGATCCGCGCTGCGGGCGGCAAGCCGATCCTCGGGCCCTCGCACGACGTGCACCGTGACAACGTCTACGGCGCGGGCCAGCCGTCGGTGGTGTTCCTCGACGGCTGGTACTACCTCATCTTCACCGACACCACCGGCCGCGCGGCGGGCTGGAACGGCGCCGGGCAGTTTGTCGTCCGCTCGCACGACCCGGCGTTCGCCGGTGGCGTGGAAGCGTTGGGGGACAAGGGTTTCGCGCCGGTCTCATCGACGAACGCGCCTCGCGAGCGCTCGGTGGTGGACGGCTTCAGCGCCGACCTGGAGTGGGTCGGCGCGCTCGACGCGTTCGCCATCGCCCACGAGACCGCGGCCGGCACCACGCTGACGTTCTGGGACCGCGACTTCACCATGCAGCCGTACGCGCCCGTCGTGATCCCCGGCGCCTGGAAGGAGGGGCCCGGCCTGGTCCGGCGCCCCGACGGGCACGCGCCGACGTCAGTCGCCGACCCCTGCGGCACGGTCTCGTTCGACGTCGTCCGCGCGACCGTCACCGGCGAGTCCGGGGCCCCGACCGCGTTGCAGCACTTCGGCCTCGACGTGCGCGGCTCCGGCGCCTGCGCGGACGCCGACCGCGTCACCACCACCTTCGACGGCGTCGCGATGCCGTCCCCGGAACGCACGATGGACCTGTTCCGCCGCGGGCAGCGCATCCGGATCGACCGCCGCTCGGTGGCCGCGACGCTGGCGGGCGAGGTCGTGAACGAGCCGCTGCCGCCCGTCGAGGGCATCCCGGTGACGGCCCGGCTGCACGCCGGCGCCACCGTGGTGCACGCCTACGGGCGCGGCTACGGCGTGCTGCTGGGCAAGAACGTGCGGTGGGGCCTGCCCGACACCGGCTCGGTGAAGCTCAACGACTCCGAGGCGAAGGAGGTCGACCCGCGACAGTGGGACGCCTACGCGATCGGCCTGCCGCTGGGCGGCTGACCGGCGACGGCGGGTCCAGCTCCCCGGAATGACGCCCGGCGACGGGGTCCGCGGCTTCGGCGGCGAGGTCACCCAGGTCGCCGGACTGGCCGGAGTCGCCGCCACCGTCGGGTCCGGGGCGCGGGCGGCGGGTCGGGGAGGGCTTACGGCGCTTGGCCCGGCGGTTCGGGACCGGCGAGTCGGCCGAGTCCGATCCGGAAGCCGAGGCCGGCACAACATCGCCGGGCAGATCCAGCTCGCCCACGTTCCGCTGATGACGGGATTCGTCCGGCTCGAGCACCTCGTCGTCGTCCGAGTCCGCCCGGCCGGGACGCCGGATCCGGCCGCCGACGAACAGGCCCAGCCCGGCCGGGACCAGTACCAGCAGGGCGGAGAACGCCGCGCCGCCGGTGAGGGCCGACTTCAGCTCCGCGCCGCCGGTCTGGTCGACGAAGATGGCGCGCCCGATCACGTACAGGACGCCGCCCGCCAGGCCCGTCACCAGCGCCGCGATGAACCACGCGCGGCCGCGGTCGGGCCGGTCGCGCCAGCCGTCGACCGCGCTCCACAGCGCCGCGACGCCGACGAGCACCGCGAGCGTCAGCGACGTGATCACGGTCTGGTCGGTCGGGTGGAACACGGACCACTTGGCGAGCAGCGTCAACGCCGCGGCGTGCACCACGGCCATGACCAGCCCGCGCGTCAACCAGGCACCCAGCATGGACGGAGTGTAGGTGCCGCCGGGTGAACGCCGTGTGGTCCGTCCGGCCGTGTGCCGGTCCGGCCGCGGAGCGTAACCCTACGTAAGGTGGATCAGCCGCCCCGCCCGGCTGGCTAAGCTGGCCGGGTGCCTGAAATCCACGCTCACCGGCGCGGCGCGCTGCGGTCCCTGCTCGCCGAGTCCGGGGTCGACGCGCTGCTGGTCACCGACCTGCTCAACATCCGCTACCTGACCGGGTTCACCGGCTCGAACGCCGCGCTGCTCGTGCACTCCGGCGGCGACGGGCGCACGGTGTTCTGCACCGACGGCCGTTACACCACGCAGTCGGCGGCCGAGGTGCCCGACCTGGAGCGCGTGATCGACCGCGCGAGCGCCCGCGCGCTGGCGCGCCACGCCGCGCACGACCACGCCCACCACCGGCGGACCGGCTTCGAGAGCCAGTACGTCAGCGTCGAGGAGCACGAGGTGCTCAAGGTCCGGTTCGAGACCGTGGACCTGATCCGCACGCCCGGACTGGTCGAGCAGCTGCGCGTGGTCAAGGACGAGGTGGAGGTCGAGGCCCTGCGCGAGGCCTGCGCGGTCGCCGACCGGGCGCTCGCCGACCTGGTCGCGGCCGGTGGCCTGCGCGCCGGCCGCACCGAGCTGGAAGTGGCCCGCGACCTGGAGAACCGGATGCTGGACCACGGTTCGGCCGGGCTCTCGTTCGAGTCGATCGTGGCCGCGGGGCCGAATTCCGCGATCCCGCACCACCGGCCCACCGGGGCCGAACTGCGCGCGGGCGACTTCGTGAAGCTCGACTTCGGCGCCACCGTCGACGGCTACCACTCGGACATGACCCGCACGTTCGTGCTCGGCGAGCCCGCGGACTGGCAGCGCGAGCTCTACGACCTGGTCCACCGCGCGCAGGCGGCCGGCACCGAGGCCGTCCGCCCGGGCGCCGTGGTGTCCGAAGTGGACGCCGCCGCCCGGTCCGTGATCGTCGGCGCGGGCCGCGGGGAGGAGTTCTCCCACGGCCTCGGGCACGGCGTCGGACTCGAGGTGCACGAGGCGCCCAGCTTCGCTACCACGGGCGTCGGTACACTGACCGCCGGTATGGCGGTCACCGTCGAGCCCGGCGTATACCTCGCGGGTCGCGGTGGCGTGCGCATCGAGGACACGCTCGTCGTGCGGGACACCGGGCCCGAACTCCTCACCCTGAGCACCAAGGACCTCGTGGTCGTCCGATAGCGGCGGCCGCGGACTAGAGATCGACACAGGAGACCGAAAGCTCGTGGCCACCACCAACGACCTGAAGAACGGGCTCGTCCTCAACCTCGAGGGCCAGCTGTGGACCGTCACCGCGTTCCAGCACGTCAAGCCGGGCAAGGGCGGCGCCTTCGTGCGCACCACCCTCAAGCACGTGCTGACGGGGAAGGTCGTCGACAAGACCTTCAACGCGGGCACGAAGGTCGACACGGCCACCGTGGACCGCCGGAACATGACCTACCTGTACAAGGACGGCCAGGACTTCGTGTTCATGGACGCCGACACCTACGACCAGATCACGGTGCCGCCCGAGACCGTGGCCGACAACGCCAACTACATGCTGGAGAACACCGACGTCCAGGTCGCGGTGCACAACGAGGTGCCGCTGTACGTCGAGCTGCCGACCTCGGTCGAGATCCTGATCCAGCACACCGACCCCGGCCTGCAGGGCGACCGCTCGACCGGCGGCACCAAGCCGGCCACGCTGGAGACCGGCGCGGAGATCCAGGTCCCGCTGTTCCTCTCCACCGGCGAGAAGATCAAGGTCGACACCCGCGACGGCCGCTACCTCGGCCGCGTCTCCAGCTGATGCCGGACAAGCTGCCGCCGCACCCGAACCGCGGCGGGTCGATCAGCCGCAGGCAGGCCCGCCGCCGGGCGGTCGAGATGCTGTACGAGGCCGCCCAGCGCGACGCCGACGCGGTCACGCTGCTGGCGGACCGGGTCGGCGCGGTGGAGGTCGACCCGGTCGCGGACTACACGATCGCGGTCGTGGAGGGCGTCACCACGCGGCGGGAGCAGATCGACGAGCTGCTGTCCGAGCACTCGCAGGGCTGGACCCTGGACCGGATGCCGCCGGTCGACCTCGCGGTGCTGCGCGTGGGCGTCTACGAGATGCTGTGGTCGGCCGACGTGCCGGACGCGGTCGCCATCGACGAGGCCGTGGGCCTGGCCAAGGAACTCTCCACGGACGACTCGCCCCGCTTCGTCAACGGCGTGCTGGGCCGCATCGGCACGATCGCCGACCGGCTCCGCGCGGTCCTGTAGCCGCGGGCCCGCCCGATGCGCCCCAATGTGGCGTTCGGTGCGTTGGGCGCACCCAATGTGGCGTTCGGTGCGTTGAGCGCACCGAATGTGGCATTGGGGCGCATCGCTGCCGGATCACGATGGGTAGGTGCGGTTTAGCCCGATCGGGTCATGGCGCGGGCCGGGGGCCGGCGCCGGGAACCGGGCCGCGGGGCTGTGTTGATCACCGTCCGCAGCCACGGGAAGCGTGCGGGCAGACGCCCGAGGCGGGGTGAGCGTTTCCGGCTATCCGGTCCGGAAACGCTCACCGCGTCGGGCAGCTGCCGGACATCAGTCTTCTTTGGACGGACGGGCCTCTGGCGGCAGGACGCCCCAGTCGATGAGCTGCTCGGTGAGCTCGCCGGGGGTCATGTCGTAGATGATGGCCAGTGACCGCAGGTCCTCGGTGCGGATCGAGAGCACCTTGCCGTTGTAGTCCCCGCGCTGGCTCTGGATCGTCGCCGCGTACCGCGCGAGCGGGCCGACCTTCTCCGCGGGTAGCTGCTGGAGCCGCTCCAAATTTATCACGATCTTCGTGGCGGGCTCGGCGCCCGAGGGCACGCGGCCCTCCGGCAGCAGTTCGACCACCGGCACGCCGTAGAAGTCGGCCAGCTCGGCCAGCTTCTGGACGGTGACGGCCCGATCGCCACGCTCGTACGAGCCGACGACGACGGCCTTCCAGCGGCCGCCCGACTTCTGCTCGACCCCGTGCAGGGAAAGGCCCTGCTGCTGGCGGATCCCGCGGAGCTTGGCCCCGAGCGCCTTGGCGTAATCGCCCATCTGGTGGTTCTCCGTTTCCTCACCCCCACGCCGGTCGGATGACCGGTGAGGGGACTCCTCGAGTCGAATACTCAGAGTAATGGTTACGCATAGTTGTCACCAGGTCAAGCAGAAGGTCTTCCGCCCCTGGTCGGGGCCATGGACACACCACCCGGAAGGCTGATTGACCTCCCCTGCTACTGTCGGTGCGATTTCCTCGCACAAGCCGGAGATCGACGTCCTTTAAGGACCCGTCCAGAGAGGCGGGGAAGGAGGTCCGCCTTGTCGTCACGTCCGCGTGGCGCGGCGGAGCCGGCCGGGGAGCGCGAGCTCCTTTCCGCCGGCGATGTTGCGCGCACCATCGCCCGGATGGCCCACCAGGTCATCGAGAAGACCGCCGGTCCACCGGGTGACATCGCACCCCCGGTGCTGCTGGGCATTCCCACCCGCGGCACCCCGCTGGCCTTGCGGCTGGCCCAGAAGATCGGCGAGTTCGCCGGCACCACGCCCCCCACGGGCGCCCTCGACGTTACCCTGTACCGCGACGACCTGCGCCGCCGTCCGCCGCGCGCGCTGGAGCAGACGCAGCTGCCCGCGTCCGGCATCGACGACCGGCTGGTGATCCTGGTCGACGACGTGCTGTTCTCCGGGCGCACCATCCGCGCCGCGCTCGACGCCCTGCGGGACCAGGGCCGGCCCCGCGCCGTCCAGCTCGCCGTGCTCGTCGACCGCGGCCACCGGGAGCTGCCGATCCGCGCCGACTACGTCGGGAAGAACGTGCCCACCGCACGGGCCGAGGGCGTGTCCGTGCTGCTGACCGAAACGGACGGCCGGGACGCGGTCCTGCTCCGCGCCCCGGAAGGAGAAACCCGGTGAAGCACCTGCTCGCCACGGACGGGCTGGACGCCGACACCGCCACAGCCGTCCTCGACACCGCCGACGAGCTGAAGCACACGCTGCTCGGCCGCGAAGTCAAGAAGCTGCCGACGCTGCGCGGCCGCACGGTGATCACCCTGTTCTACGAGAACTCCACCCGCACCCGCGTCTCGTTCGAGATCGCGGGCAAGTGGATGAGCGCCGACGTGATCAACGTCTCGGCGGCCAGCTCGTCGGTGAACAAGGGGGAGTCGCTGCGGGACACCGCGCTCACCCTGGCCGCCGCGGGCGCCGACTGCGTGATCGTCCGGCACCCCGCCTCCGGCGCCGCCCACCGGCTGTCCGGCTGGCTCGCCGCGGCAGGCACCGCCGTGGTCAACGCGGGCGACGGCACGCACGAGCACCCGACGCAGGCGCTGCTCGACGCCGCCACCCTGCGGGAGCGGCTCGGCTCGCTGGCCGGCCGCCGTGTGGCGATCGTCGGCGACGTGCTGCACAGCCGCGTCGCGCGCTCGAACATCCACCTGCTCAGCACCCTCGGGGTGGAGGTGGTGCTGGTCGCGCCGCCGACGCTGCTGCCGGTCGGCGTCGAGACCCTGCCCGTCACGGTCTCGCACGACCTGGACGCGGAGCTGCCCGCCGTCGACGCGGTGATGATGCTGCGTGTGCAGGCCGAGCGGATGACCGGCGGGTTCTTCCCCTCGTCGCGGGAGTACTCGATCTCCTACGGCCTGTCCGAGCGGCGCCTTGGCCTGCTGCCGGAGCACGCCGTGGTGCTGCACCCCGGGCCGATGCTGCGCGGGATGGAGATCGCCTCGGCGGTCGCCGACTCCCCGGCCTCGGCCATCACCGAACAGGTCCGCAACGGCGTCCACGTGCGCATGGCGGTCCTCTACCACCTCTTGGCCAGTGAAGGAGACGCCGCGTGAACCTTGTGATCAAGGGCGCCCGCCCGTACGGGGAGGGCGACCCGGTCGACGTCCTCGTCGAGGACGGGGTGATCACCGCGATCGGCGCCGTCGAGGTGCCGGACGGCGCCGAGGTGCTCGACGCCGCGGGCCAGGTCCTGTTGCCCGGCTTCGTCGACCTGCACACCCACCTGCGCGAGCCCGGCCGCGAGGACACCGAGACGATCGAGACCGGCTCGGCCGCCGCGGCGCTGGGCGGCTACACCGCCGTGTTCGCCATGGCCAACACCGACCCGGTGGCCGACAACGCGCTGGTCGTCGACCACGTGTGGCGGCGCGGGCAGGAGGCCGGCCTGGTCGATGTGCACCCGGTCGGCGCGGTCACGGTCGGGCTCAAGGGCGAGAAGCTCGCCGAGCTCGGCACCATGGCCAAGGGCACCGCGCGGGTGCGGGTGTTCTCCGACGACGGCCTCTGCGTCGCCGACCCGCTGCTGATGCGCCGCGCGCTGGAGTACTCCACCGCGCTCGACGCCGTGATCGCCCAGCACGCGGAGGAGCCGCGGCTGACCGTCGGCGCGCAGGCGCACGAGGGCGAGCAGGCGGCCCGGCTGGGCTACCCGGGCTGGCCGGCGTCGGCCGAGGAGTCGATCGTGGCGCGCGACTGCTTGCTCGCGCGGCACGCGAAGGCCCGGCTGCACGTCTGCCACGTCTCCACCGCGGGCACCGTGGACGTGCTGCGGTGGGCGAAGGACCGTGGCACCAAGGTTTCGGCCGAGGTGACGCCGCACCACCTGCTGCTCACCGACGAGCGGCTGGCCACCTACGACCCGGTGAACAAGGTGAACCCGCCGCTGCGCACCGGGGGTGACATCGAGAAGCTGCGCGCCGCGCTGGCCGAGGGGGTGATCGACTGCGTCGCCACCGACCACGCCCCGCACGCCGTGCAGGAGAAGGACACCGAGTGGAGCGTCGCGCGGCCGGGCATGCTCGGCCTGCAGACCGCGCTGTCGGTGGTCGCCGAGACGATGGTGAAGACCGGCCTGCTCGACTGGCGCGGGGTGGCCAGGGTGATGAGCGAGCGGCCCGCCGCGATCGGCAGCCTGCCCGACCACGGCCGTCCGATCGAGGCCGGCGAGCCCGCCAACCTGACCCTGGTCGACCCGGACGCCGAGTGGACCGTGCGCGGCGCCGAGCTGGCCAGTATCTCCGCCAACACCCCGTACGAGGGAATGAGCCTGCCCGGCGTGGTGACGGCGACCGTGCTGCGCGGGCGGATCACCGCGCGCGAAGGGAAGATCTGCTGATGGACCGGGTCCTTCTCACACTGGGGATCGTCGTCTTCTTCCTGCTCTGCCTGTGGGGCATGTGGCTGGGCTGGCGGCGAAAGTCCCGCGCGCAGAGCGTTCAGGTGCCGCCGTTCCCGGAGATTCCCGGGGAGCCCGGTGAGGCCCTGCTGGAGTCGACCGGGCTCTACGTCAGCACGACGACCGCGGGCCACTGGCAGGACCGCGTGGTCACCCGCGGCGCCGGGCTGCGCAGCGGCGCGGTCTGGCGGCTGCACCCGGGCGGCATCGCCGTGGAGCGTGGCGGGGCGCCGGACTTCTGGATCCCGCGCGAGGCGGTCACCGGCGTCCGCCGCGACTCGCGGATCGCCGGGAAGGTGATGGGCACCGACGCGTTGCTCATCATCACCTGGCGGGCCGGGGAGGCCGAGCTGGACACCGGCTTCCGCGGCGACGAGCTAGACGACTATCCACAATGGATCGACCAGCTTTCCGAACACGACATCAAGGGAGGTGCCCAGTGAGCACCGCGAACGGCACCCGCGTCCCGGCTGCCCTGGTTCTCGAGGACGGCCGGGTCTTCCGCGGCGCGGCGTACGGCGCGCGCGGGCGGACGCTGGGGGAGGCGGTGTTCTGCACCGGCATGACCGGCTACCAGGAGACCCTGACCGACCCGTCCTACCACCGCCAGATCGTGGTGCAGACCGCGCCGCAGATCGGCAACACCGGCTGGAACGACGAGGACGACGAGTCCGCCCGGATCTGGGTCTCCGGCTACGTCGTGCGCGACCCCGCACGGACGCCGTCCAACTGGCGTTCGAAGCGCTCGCTCGACGCGGAGCTGGAACGGCAGGGGATCGTCGGCATCGCCGAGGTGGACACCCGCACGCTGACGCGGCACCTGCGTGAGCAGGGCGCGATGCGCGCCGGGGTGTTCTCCGGCGACGCGCTGGGCACCGACGAGCAGATGGTCGCCGAGGTGCTGGACAGCCCGCAGATGAAGGGCGCCGACCTGGCCGGCGAGGTCTCCACGGACCGGCCGTACGTGGTCGAAGCGGCGGGCGAGCGCCGGTTCCGCGTGGCCGCGCTGGACCTGGGCATCAAGTCGAACACCCCGCGGCTGATGGCCGCGCGCGGCATCGAGGTGCACGTGGTGCCGTCGGCGACGTCGGTCGAAGACCTGCTGGCCACGGAGCCGGACGGGGTCTTCCTGTCCAACGGCCCCGGCGACCCGGCGACCACCGCGCACGCCACCGCGTTGACGAAAGCCGTGCTGGAGCGGGAAATCCCGCTGTTCGGCATCTGCTTCGGCAACCAGATCCTCGGCCGCGCGCTGGGGCTGGGCACGTACAAGATGCGCTACGGCCACCGCGGCATCAACATCCCGGTGATCGACGTGGCCACCGGCCGGGTCGCGATCACGGCGCAGAACCACGGCTTCGCCCTCGAAGGCGAGCCGGGCCAGCGCTTCGAGACGCCCTACGGCGCCGCGCAGATCAGCCACTACTGCCCGAACGACAACACCGTCGAGGGCGTGCGCGCCTTCGACGTGCCGGCGTTCTCGGTGCAGTACCACCCCGAAGCCGCGGCCGGTCCGCACGACGCGGCGCCGTTGTTCGACGAGTTCGTGAGCTTGATGGAGAAGAAGGCCCGGGCATGAAGTTGGCGACCGGCGTTCAGCGGCTTCAGGTACGCAACTTCCGAGCGCTGCGCGATGTGGTACTCGATGATCTTGAGCAGGTGACCGCGTTCATCGGTCCCAACGGCAGCGGCAAGTCCACCCTGTTCGACGTGATCATGTTCGTGAACGAAGCGCTCGGCGGTGGTCTTGAAGCAGCCTGGCGGCGGCGTGGTGGATTGGCGCAGATTCGTACTCGTGGTGCCGATGGACCGGTCGAGATCGAGTTGGCCTGCCGGACGGTGGACGGGCTCTTCACCTACCGGCTCGCCCTTGAGGAGAACGAGGGGATGCCGGTAGTCGC
This genomic interval carries:
- a CDS encoding aspartate carbamoyltransferase catalytic subunit, with amino-acid sequence MKHLLATDGLDADTATAVLDTADELKHTLLGREVKKLPTLRGRTVITLFYENSTRTRVSFEIAGKWMSADVINVSAASSSVNKGESLRDTALTLAAAGADCVIVRHPASGAAHRLSGWLAAAGTAVVNAGDGTHEHPTQALLDAATLRERLGSLAGRRVAIVGDVLHSRVARSNIHLLSTLGVEVVLVAPPTLLPVGVETLPVTVSHDLDAELPAVDAVMMLRVQAERMTGGFFPSSREYSISYGLSERRLGLLPEHAVVLHPGPMLRGMEIASAVADSPASAITEQVRNGVHVRMAVLYHLLASEGDAA
- a CDS encoding dihydroorotase encodes the protein MNLVIKGARPYGEGDPVDVLVEDGVITAIGAVEVPDGAEVLDAAGQVLLPGFVDLHTHLREPGREDTETIETGSAAAALGGYTAVFAMANTDPVADNALVVDHVWRRGQEAGLVDVHPVGAVTVGLKGEKLAELGTMAKGTARVRVFSDDGLCVADPLLMRRALEYSTALDAVIAQHAEEPRLTVGAQAHEGEQAARLGYPGWPASAEESIVARDCLLARHAKARLHVCHVSTAGTVDVLRWAKDRGTKVSAEVTPHHLLLTDERLATYDPVNKVNPPLRTGGDIEKLRAALAEGVIDCVATDHAPHAVQEKDTEWSVARPGMLGLQTALSVVAETMVKTGLLDWRGVARVMSERPAAIGSLPDHGRPIEAGEPANLTLVDPDAEWTVRGAELASISANTPYEGMSLPGVVTATVLRGRITAREGKIC
- a CDS encoding PH-like domain-containing protein, yielding MDRVLLTLGIVVFFLLCLWGMWLGWRRKSRAQSVQVPPFPEIPGEPGEALLESTGLYVSTTTAGHWQDRVVTRGAGLRSGAVWRLHPGGIAVERGGAPDFWIPREAVTGVRRDSRIAGKVMGTDALLIITWRAGEAELDTGFRGDELDDYPQWIDQLSEHDIKGGAQ
- the carA gene encoding glutamine-hydrolyzing carbamoyl-phosphate synthase small subunit, which gives rise to MSTANGTRVPAALVLEDGRVFRGAAYGARGRTLGEAVFCTGMTGYQETLTDPSYHRQIVVQTAPQIGNTGWNDEDDESARIWVSGYVVRDPARTPSNWRSKRSLDAELERQGIVGIAEVDTRTLTRHLREQGAMRAGVFSGDALGTDEQMVAEVLDSPQMKGADLAGEVSTDRPYVVEAAGERRFRVAALDLGIKSNTPRLMAARGIEVHVVPSATSVEDLLATEPDGVFLSNGPGDPATTAHATALTKAVLEREIPLFGICFGNQILGRALGLGTYKMRYGHRGINIPVIDVATGRVAITAQNHGFALEGEPGQRFETPYGAAQISHYCPNDNTVEGVRAFDVPAFSVQYHPEAAAGPHDAAPLFDEFVSLMEKKARA